The following are from one region of the Vulpes vulpes isolate BD-2025 chromosome 14, VulVul3, whole genome shotgun sequence genome:
- the KIAA0232 gene encoding uncharacterized protein KIAA0232 homolog isoform X10 yields the protein MSSGIETLVEELCSRLKDLQSKQEEKIHKKLEGSPSPEAELSPTAKDQVEMYYEAFPPLSEKPVCLQEIMTVWNKSKVCSYSSSSSSSTAPPASTDTSSPKDCNSEGEAVRERSSEVPTTAHEKTRSKSKSEKENTFSHGTVEEKPALYKKQIRHKPEGKIRPRSWSSGSSEAGSSSSGHQGELKASVKCVKVRHKTREIRSKKGRNGPSRLSLKASDRAERGVPVGGSSSGSGGGSIKPLCRRGKRPLKDPARRDIGSTEGRDLSLETRNDREYKEEPLWYTEPIAEYFVPLSRKSKLETTYRNRQDTSDLASEAVEELSESVHGLCISNNNIHKTYLAAGTFIDGHFVEMPAVIDEDIDLTGTSFCSLPEDNKYLDDIHLSELTHFYEVDIDQSMLDPGASETMQGESRILNMIRQKSKEKTDFEAECCIVLDGMELQGERAIWTDSTSSAGAEGFFLQDLSNLAQFWECCSSSSGDADGESFGGDSPIRLSPILDSTALNPHLLAGNQELFSDINEGSGINSCFSVFEVQCSNSVLPFSFETLNLGNENTDSSANTLGKTQSRLLIWTKNSAFEENEHCSNLSTRTCSPWSHSEETRSDNETLNIQFEESTQFNTEDINYVVPRVSSNYVDEELLDFLQDETCQQNSRTLGEIPTLVFKKKSKLESVCGIQLEQKAEHKTLETARGCGESGPHGGGYSSGVIKDIWTKMADGASATADVERADEELFPPDVSSYCCCLEVEAEAETLREPHKAVQRSEYRLWEGQKDSLEKRAFVSGELSKVDGGDYTTPSKPWDVAQDKENTFILGGVYGELKTFSSDGEWAVVPPSHAKGSLLQCAASDVVTIAGTDVFMTPGNSFAPGHRQLWKPFVSFEQNDQPRSGENGLHKGFSFIFHEDLLGACGNFQVEDPGLEYSFSSFDLSNPFSQVLHVECSFEPEGIASFSPSFKPKSILCSDSDSEVFHPRICGVDRTQYRAIRISPRTHFRPISASELSPGGGSESEFESEKDEANIPIPSHVDAFEDPQADLQPLEEDAEKEGHYYGKSELESGKFLPRLKKSGMEKSAQTSLDSQEESAGILPVGKQNQCLECSMNESLEIALESSEANCKIMAQCEEEINNFCSCKAGCQFPTYEDNPVSSGQLEEFPVLNTDVQGMNRSQEKQTWWEKALYSPLFPTPECEECYTNAKGENGIEECPDGKDIPSNEERLLDFNRVSSVYEARCAGERDAGAKSNGFHRKIYSSTSSGSEGSGSEGGGEWADPGEEELFSRTHL from the exons ATG AGCTCCGGTATCGAGACTTTAGTGGAGGAGCTCTGCTCCAGGCTGAAAGACCTTCAGAGTAAGCAAG AAGAGAAGATTCACAAAAAGTTAGAGGGGTCTCCCTCTCCAGAGGCAGAATTATCCCCTACAGCAAAGGATCAAGTGGAAAT GTACTATGAGGCATTCCCACCACTGTCTGAGAAACCAGTTTGCCTGCAGGAAATCATGACTGTGTGGAACAAGTCTAAAGTCTGTTCTTACTCTAGCTCTTCTTCATCATCCACAGCCCCACCAGCTAGCACAGACACATCCTCCCCCAAGGACTGCAACAGTGAAGGCGAAGCCGTCAGGGAAAGAAGCAGCGAAGTGCCCACCACTGCACACGAGAAAACCCGGAGCAAAAGTAAAAGCGAGAAGGAGAACACATTCAGTCACGGCACAGTGGAAGAAAAGCCTGCTTTGTACAAAAAGCAGATCCGACATAAGCCCGAAGGGAAGATTCGCCCTCGCTCCTGGTCCTCTGGCTCAAGCGAAGCGGGCTCAAGCTCGAGTGGCCATCAGGGAGAGTTAAAAGCATCCGTGAAGTGTGTGAAAGTGAGACACAAGACCCGAGAAATTCGAAGCAAAAAAGGGCGAAATGGGCCAAGTAGGCTGTCGCTGAAGGCCAGCGACAGGGCCGAGAGGGGTGTGCCTGTGGggggcagcagcagtggcagtGGCGGGGGCTCCATCAAGCCGCTCTGCCGGCGTGGGAAGAGGCCCCTGAAGGACCCGGCGAGAAGGGACATTGGAAGCACCGAAGGAAGAGACCTGTCCCTGGAGACCAGAAACGACAGAGAATATAAAGAGGAACCCCTGTGGTATACCGAGCCCATCGCTGagtattttgttcctttgagTAGGAAGAGTAAACTAGAGACCACGTACCGAAACCGACAGGATACGAGCGATCTGGCATCAGAGGCGGTGGAAGAGTTGTCGGAATCAGTGCACGGTCTTTGTATCAGCAACaataatattcataaaacatACCTCGCAGCAGGTACTTTCATTGATGGTCATTTTGTAGAAATGCCTGCAGTTATCGATGAGGATATTGACCTCACTGGGACCTCATTCTGTTCTCTCCCAGAGGACAACAAGTATCTGGATGATATTCATCTATCAGAATTAACACACTTCTATGAAGTGGATATTGATCAATCCATGTTGGATCCTGGTGCCTCAGAAACAATGCAAGGAGAAAGTCGGATCTTGAATATGATTCgacaaaaaagcaaagagaaaacagattttgagGCAGAATGTTGCATAGTGTTAGATGGGATGGAGTTGCAAGGGGAACGTGCAATATGGACAGACTCCACCAGCTCTGCGGGCGCTGAGGGCTTCTTCCTGCAAGACCTCAGCAATCTGGCTCAGTTTTGGGAGTGCTGTTCATCCAGCTCTGGCGATGCCGACGGAGAGAGTTTTGGAGGAGATTCTCCAATTAGACTCTCTCCGATCTTGGACAGCACAGCACTCAATCCGCATTTGCTTGCTGGCAATCAGGAGCTCTTTTCAGATATTAATGAAGGATCTGGCATAAACTCGTGTTTTTCAGTGTTTGAAGTGCAATGCAGTAATTCTGTTCTACCATTTTCGTTTGAAACTCTCAACttgggaaatgaaaatacagattctAGTGCTAATACGCTTGGGAAAACCCAGTCTAGATTGCTAATATGGACCAAAAATAGTGcctttgaagaaaatgaacactGTTCTAATCTTTCAACAAGAACTTGTAGCCCATGGTCCCATTCAGAAGAAACACGTTCAGACAACGAGACATTAAATATTCAGTTTGAAGAGTCCACGCAGTTTAACACAGAAGATATTAATTACGTAGTTCCTAGAGTCTCGTCGAATTATGTAGATGAAGAACTTCTAGATTTTTTGCAAGATGAAACTTGCCAGCAAAACAGTAGAACACTAGGAGAAATTCCCACCTTAGTTTTCAAGAAAAAATCGAAACTAGAATCTGTCTGTGGTATTCAGCTAGAGCAAAAGGCGGAACACAAAACCTTGGAAACTGCACGAGGGTGTGGCGAAAGCGGTCCACATGGAGGTGGCTACAGCTCAGGGGTTATTAAAGACATTTGGACAAAGATGGCAGATGGGGCATCGGCTACGGCAGACGTGGAAAGAGCGGATGAGGAGTTGTTTCCGCCAGACGTCAGTAGCTACTGCTGCTGCCTAGAGGTTGAGGCCGAGGCCGAGACCCTGCGGGAGCCTCACAAGGCTGTGCAGAGGTCCGAGTACCGtctgtgggaggggcagaaagacaGCCTGGAGAAGAGAGCTTTTGTTTCCGGGGAGCTGTCGAAGGTGGACGGTGGAGACTATACCACACCCTCTAAACCTTGGGATGTGGCCCAGGACAAAGAGAACACATTCATTCTCGGAGGAGTTTATGGAGAGCTCAAAACCTTTAGTAGCGATGGGGAGTGGGCCGTCGTGCCGCCCAGCCACGCCAAGGGGAGTCTGTTACAGTGTGCGGCTTCCGACGTGGTGACCATAGCTGGGACAGACGTCTTCATGACCCCAGGGAACAGTTTTGCTCCTGGTCACAGGCAGTTATGGAAGCCCTTTGTGTCATTCGAACAGAACGATCAGCCGAGGAGTGGGGAAAATGGATTACATaaaggattttcttttatcttccatGAAGACCTACTAGGAGCATGTGGTAACTTTCAGGTTGAAGATCCTGGGCTGGAGTACTCCTTCTCTTCCTTCGACTTGAGCAATCCGTTCTCCCAAGTTCTTCACGTTGAGTGTTCGTTTGAACCCGAAGGGATTGCCTCTTTCAGCCCTAGTTTTAAACCGAAATCCATCCTTTGCTCTGATTCAGACAGCGAAGTGTTTCATCCCAGGATATGTGGCGTTGACAGAACCCAGTACCGGGCCATTCGGATCTCTCCCAGGACTCACTTCCGCCCAATTTCGGCATCTGAGCTGTCCCCAGGAGGAGGAAGtgagtcagaatttgaatctGAGAAAGATGAAGCGAATATTCCCATCCCTTCTCACGTTGATGCATTTGAAGACCCACAGGCAGATCTCCAACCGCTGGAAGAAGATGCCGAGAAAGAAGGCCATTACTACGGAAAATCAGAGCTGGAGTCGGGCAAGTTCCTCCCCAGGTTAAAAAAATCTGGCATGGAGAAGAGTGCTCAGACGTCCCTGGATTCTCAGGAGGAATCAGCTGGGATTCTGCCGGTGGGGAAGCAGAATCAGTGTTTGGAATGTAGCATGAATGAATCTCTGGAAATTGCTTTAGAAAGCTCAGAAGCAAATTGTAAAATAATGGCACAATGCGaggaagaaattaataatttttgcaGTTGCAAAGCAGGTTGTCAGTTCCCCACTTATGAAGATAATCCAGTTTCTTCGGGACAGCTGGAAGAG TTTCCCGTATTGAACACTGATGTTCAGGGAATGAATAGGAGTCAAGAGAAGCAGACCTGGTGGGAAAAAGCCTTGtactctcctctctttcctacGCCAGAGTGTGAAG AATGTTATACAAATGCCAAGGGAGAGAATGGTATAGAAGAGTGTCCAGATGGTAAAGACATACCCAGTAACGAAGAGCGTCTGTTAGATTTTAATAGG GTGTCTTCTGTTTATGAAGCGAGGTGTGCAGGAGAAAGAGATGCCGGAGCAAAATCCAACGGCTTCCACAGGAAGATCTACTCCAGCACCAGCTCCGGCTCAGAGGGCTCCGGCTCAGAGGGCGGAGGCGAGTGGGCGGACCCGGGCGAAGAGGAGCTCTTTTCTCGAACTCATCTCTAA
- the KIAA0232 gene encoding uncharacterized protein KIAA0232 homolog isoform X4, which produces MRPICTVVVDGLPSESSSSSYPGPVSVSEMSLLHALGPVQTWLGQELEKCGIDAMIYTRYVLSLLLHDSYDYDLQEQENDIFLGWEKGAYKKWGKSKKKCSDLTLEEMKKQAAVQCLRSASDESSGIETLVEELCSRLKDLQSKQEEKIHKKLEGSPSPEAELSPTAKDQVEMYYEAFPPLSEKPVCLQEIMTVWNKSKVCSYSSSSSSSTAPPASTDTSSPKDCNSEGEAVRERSSEVPTTAHEKTRSKSKSEKENTFSHGTVEEKPALYKKQIRHKPEGKIRPRSWSSGSSEAGSSSSGHQGELKASVKCVKVRHKTREIRSKKGRNGPSRLSLKASDRAERGVPVGGSSSGSGGGSIKPLCRRGKRPLKDPARRDIGSTEGRDLSLETRNDREYKEEPLWYTEPIAEYFVPLSRKSKLETTYRNRQDTSDLASEAVEELSESVHGLCISNNNIHKTYLAAGTFIDGHFVEMPAVIDEDIDLTGTSFCSLPEDNKYLDDIHLSELTHFYEVDIDQSMLDPGASETMQGESRILNMIRQKSKEKTDFEAECCIVLDGMELQGERAIWTDSTSSAGAEGFFLQDLSNLAQFWECCSSSSGDADGESFGGDSPIRLSPILDSTALNPHLLAGNQELFSDINEGSGINSCFSVFEVQCSNSVLPFSFETLNLGNENTDSSANTLGKTQSRLLIWTKNSAFEENEHCSNLSTRTCSPWSHSEETRSDNETLNIQFEESTQFNTEDINYVVPRVSSNYVDEELLDFLQDETCQQNSRTLGEIPTLVFKKKSKLESVCGIQLEQKAEHKTLETARGCGESGPHGGGYSSGVIKDIWTKMADGASATADVERADEELFPPDVSSYCCCLEVEAEAETLREPHKAVQRSEYRLWEGQKDSLEKRAFVSGELSKVDGGDYTTPSKPWDVAQDKENTFILGGVYGELKTFSSDGEWAVVPPSHAKGSLLQCAASDVVTIAGTDVFMTPGNSFAPGHRQLWKPFVSFEQNDQPRSGENGLHKGFSFIFHEDLLGACGNFQVEDPGLEYSFSSFDLSNPFSQVLHVECSFEPEGIASFSPSFKPKSILCSDSDSEVFHPRICGVDRTQYRAIRISPRTHFRPISASELSPGGGSESEFESEKDEANIPIPSHVDAFEDPQADLQPLEEDAEKEGHYYGKSELESGKFLPRLKKSGMEKSAQTSLDSQEESAGILPVGKQNQCLECSMNESLEIALESSEANCKIMAQCEEEINNFCSCKAGCQFPTYEDNPVSSGQLEEFPVLNTDVQGMNRSQEKQTWWEKALYSPLFPTPECEECYTNAKGENGIEECPDGKDIPSNEERLLDFNRVSSVYEARCAGERDAGAKSNGFHRKIYSSTSSGSEGSGSEGGGEWADPGEEELFSRTHL; this is translated from the exons AGCTCCGGTATCGAGACTTTAGTGGAGGAGCTCTGCTCCAGGCTGAAAGACCTTCAGAGTAAGCAAG AAGAGAAGATTCACAAAAAGTTAGAGGGGTCTCCCTCTCCAGAGGCAGAATTATCCCCTACAGCAAAGGATCAAGTGGAAAT GTACTATGAGGCATTCCCACCACTGTCTGAGAAACCAGTTTGCCTGCAGGAAATCATGACTGTGTGGAACAAGTCTAAAGTCTGTTCTTACTCTAGCTCTTCTTCATCATCCACAGCCCCACCAGCTAGCACAGACACATCCTCCCCCAAGGACTGCAACAGTGAAGGCGAAGCCGTCAGGGAAAGAAGCAGCGAAGTGCCCACCACTGCACACGAGAAAACCCGGAGCAAAAGTAAAAGCGAGAAGGAGAACACATTCAGTCACGGCACAGTGGAAGAAAAGCCTGCTTTGTACAAAAAGCAGATCCGACATAAGCCCGAAGGGAAGATTCGCCCTCGCTCCTGGTCCTCTGGCTCAAGCGAAGCGGGCTCAAGCTCGAGTGGCCATCAGGGAGAGTTAAAAGCATCCGTGAAGTGTGTGAAAGTGAGACACAAGACCCGAGAAATTCGAAGCAAAAAAGGGCGAAATGGGCCAAGTAGGCTGTCGCTGAAGGCCAGCGACAGGGCCGAGAGGGGTGTGCCTGTGGggggcagcagcagtggcagtGGCGGGGGCTCCATCAAGCCGCTCTGCCGGCGTGGGAAGAGGCCCCTGAAGGACCCGGCGAGAAGGGACATTGGAAGCACCGAAGGAAGAGACCTGTCCCTGGAGACCAGAAACGACAGAGAATATAAAGAGGAACCCCTGTGGTATACCGAGCCCATCGCTGagtattttgttcctttgagTAGGAAGAGTAAACTAGAGACCACGTACCGAAACCGACAGGATACGAGCGATCTGGCATCAGAGGCGGTGGAAGAGTTGTCGGAATCAGTGCACGGTCTTTGTATCAGCAACaataatattcataaaacatACCTCGCAGCAGGTACTTTCATTGATGGTCATTTTGTAGAAATGCCTGCAGTTATCGATGAGGATATTGACCTCACTGGGACCTCATTCTGTTCTCTCCCAGAGGACAACAAGTATCTGGATGATATTCATCTATCAGAATTAACACACTTCTATGAAGTGGATATTGATCAATCCATGTTGGATCCTGGTGCCTCAGAAACAATGCAAGGAGAAAGTCGGATCTTGAATATGATTCgacaaaaaagcaaagagaaaacagattttgagGCAGAATGTTGCATAGTGTTAGATGGGATGGAGTTGCAAGGGGAACGTGCAATATGGACAGACTCCACCAGCTCTGCGGGCGCTGAGGGCTTCTTCCTGCAAGACCTCAGCAATCTGGCTCAGTTTTGGGAGTGCTGTTCATCCAGCTCTGGCGATGCCGACGGAGAGAGTTTTGGAGGAGATTCTCCAATTAGACTCTCTCCGATCTTGGACAGCACAGCACTCAATCCGCATTTGCTTGCTGGCAATCAGGAGCTCTTTTCAGATATTAATGAAGGATCTGGCATAAACTCGTGTTTTTCAGTGTTTGAAGTGCAATGCAGTAATTCTGTTCTACCATTTTCGTTTGAAACTCTCAACttgggaaatgaaaatacagattctAGTGCTAATACGCTTGGGAAAACCCAGTCTAGATTGCTAATATGGACCAAAAATAGTGcctttgaagaaaatgaacactGTTCTAATCTTTCAACAAGAACTTGTAGCCCATGGTCCCATTCAGAAGAAACACGTTCAGACAACGAGACATTAAATATTCAGTTTGAAGAGTCCACGCAGTTTAACACAGAAGATATTAATTACGTAGTTCCTAGAGTCTCGTCGAATTATGTAGATGAAGAACTTCTAGATTTTTTGCAAGATGAAACTTGCCAGCAAAACAGTAGAACACTAGGAGAAATTCCCACCTTAGTTTTCAAGAAAAAATCGAAACTAGAATCTGTCTGTGGTATTCAGCTAGAGCAAAAGGCGGAACACAAAACCTTGGAAACTGCACGAGGGTGTGGCGAAAGCGGTCCACATGGAGGTGGCTACAGCTCAGGGGTTATTAAAGACATTTGGACAAAGATGGCAGATGGGGCATCGGCTACGGCAGACGTGGAAAGAGCGGATGAGGAGTTGTTTCCGCCAGACGTCAGTAGCTACTGCTGCTGCCTAGAGGTTGAGGCCGAGGCCGAGACCCTGCGGGAGCCTCACAAGGCTGTGCAGAGGTCCGAGTACCGtctgtgggaggggcagaaagacaGCCTGGAGAAGAGAGCTTTTGTTTCCGGGGAGCTGTCGAAGGTGGACGGTGGAGACTATACCACACCCTCTAAACCTTGGGATGTGGCCCAGGACAAAGAGAACACATTCATTCTCGGAGGAGTTTATGGAGAGCTCAAAACCTTTAGTAGCGATGGGGAGTGGGCCGTCGTGCCGCCCAGCCACGCCAAGGGGAGTCTGTTACAGTGTGCGGCTTCCGACGTGGTGACCATAGCTGGGACAGACGTCTTCATGACCCCAGGGAACAGTTTTGCTCCTGGTCACAGGCAGTTATGGAAGCCCTTTGTGTCATTCGAACAGAACGATCAGCCGAGGAGTGGGGAAAATGGATTACATaaaggattttcttttatcttccatGAAGACCTACTAGGAGCATGTGGTAACTTTCAGGTTGAAGATCCTGGGCTGGAGTACTCCTTCTCTTCCTTCGACTTGAGCAATCCGTTCTCCCAAGTTCTTCACGTTGAGTGTTCGTTTGAACCCGAAGGGATTGCCTCTTTCAGCCCTAGTTTTAAACCGAAATCCATCCTTTGCTCTGATTCAGACAGCGAAGTGTTTCATCCCAGGATATGTGGCGTTGACAGAACCCAGTACCGGGCCATTCGGATCTCTCCCAGGACTCACTTCCGCCCAATTTCGGCATCTGAGCTGTCCCCAGGAGGAGGAAGtgagtcagaatttgaatctGAGAAAGATGAAGCGAATATTCCCATCCCTTCTCACGTTGATGCATTTGAAGACCCACAGGCAGATCTCCAACCGCTGGAAGAAGATGCCGAGAAAGAAGGCCATTACTACGGAAAATCAGAGCTGGAGTCGGGCAAGTTCCTCCCCAGGTTAAAAAAATCTGGCATGGAGAAGAGTGCTCAGACGTCCCTGGATTCTCAGGAGGAATCAGCTGGGATTCTGCCGGTGGGGAAGCAGAATCAGTGTTTGGAATGTAGCATGAATGAATCTCTGGAAATTGCTTTAGAAAGCTCAGAAGCAAATTGTAAAATAATGGCACAATGCGaggaagaaattaataatttttgcaGTTGCAAAGCAGGTTGTCAGTTCCCCACTTATGAAGATAATCCAGTTTCTTCGGGACAGCTGGAAGAG TTTCCCGTATTGAACACTGATGTTCAGGGAATGAATAGGAGTCAAGAGAAGCAGACCTGGTGGGAAAAAGCCTTGtactctcctctctttcctacGCCAGAGTGTGAAG AATGTTATACAAATGCCAAGGGAGAGAATGGTATAGAAGAGTGTCCAGATGGTAAAGACATACCCAGTAACGAAGAGCGTCTGTTAGATTTTAATAGG GTGTCTTCTGTTTATGAAGCGAGGTGTGCAGGAGAAAGAGATGCCGGAGCAAAATCCAACGGCTTCCACAGGAAGATCTACTCCAGCACCAGCTCCGGCTCAGAGGGCTCCGGCTCAGAGGGCGGAGGCGAGTGGGCGGACCCGGGCGAAGAGGAGCTCTTTTCTCGAACTCATCTCTAA